From Phenylobacterium montanum, the proteins below share one genomic window:
- a CDS encoding aminotransferase-like domain-containing protein: MQASWSPTLPEGETPVYERLVGALANDIATGALAPGDRLPPQRDLAYRLGLGVGTVTRAYAEAEQRGLLSCQVGRGSFVASRLSETPADGPIDLTRSLPPMAASSARLSAALARAARDPKAVERLAYAPPAGFAEDLEAGAAWLKQIHRWDELEPGRLLTCSGAQQAVAVALGVAARPGEAVIGEAASFAGLKSLAGLMGYRLIPAGMDREGLTPEGLAQAARESGARVAYVLPTQNPTARLMSEARRREIVEVARWLDLILIEDDLYGAYAGGFGLPRLAPLAALAPERTLFVSALSKSVAPGLRLGWLALPEGGDWADRAYSALHAVALGGPTLGGLIACRWIADGTAETILAENRLELEARVDLAAEALGPAMERPTMAAFPHVWLPLAELEAERVGSRALRAGVELTPADGPILPGGGMSGLRLCLGGAPDRASLARALAVVRDALAPAAARTLV; this comes from the coding sequence ATGCAGGCAAGCTGGAGCCCGACCCTGCCGGAGGGCGAGACACCGGTCTACGAGCGTCTGGTCGGGGCGCTGGCGAACGATATCGCCACCGGGGCGCTGGCGCCGGGCGATCGCCTGCCGCCGCAACGCGACCTGGCCTATCGCCTGGGCCTGGGCGTCGGCACCGTCACCCGCGCCTATGCCGAGGCCGAGCAGCGGGGACTGCTGTCCTGCCAGGTCGGTCGCGGCAGTTTCGTCGCCTCCCGGCTGAGCGAGACCCCGGCCGATGGCCCCATCGACCTGACCCGCAGCCTGCCACCCATGGCCGCATCCTCGGCGCGGCTGTCGGCGGCCTTGGCGCGGGCCGCGCGTGATCCCAAGGCGGTTGAGCGACTGGCCTACGCCCCGCCGGCCGGGTTCGCCGAGGACCTGGAGGCGGGCGCTGCCTGGCTGAAGCAGATCCACCGGTGGGACGAACTGGAGCCTGGGCGGTTGCTTACCTGCTCGGGCGCGCAGCAGGCGGTTGCGGTGGCTCTGGGCGTCGCCGCGCGGCCGGGCGAGGCGGTTATCGGCGAGGCCGCGAGCTTCGCGGGCCTCAAGTCCCTGGCCGGTCTGATGGGCTATCGGCTCATCCCCGCCGGCATGGATCGCGAAGGCTTGACGCCCGAGGGGCTGGCGCAAGCGGCCAGGGAAAGCGGCGCGCGGGTCGCCTATGTGCTGCCGACCCAGAACCCCACCGCCCGGCTGATGAGCGAGGCGCGCCGGCGCGAGATCGTCGAAGTCGCGCGATGGCTGGACCTGATCCTGATCGAGGACGACCTCTACGGCGCCTATGCCGGCGGTTTCGGCCTGCCGCGCCTGGCCCCGCTGGCGGCGCTGGCGCCCGAGCGCACCCTGTTCGTCAGCGCTCTATCCAAGTCGGTGGCCCCAGGGCTCCGGCTGGGCTGGCTGGCCCTGCCCGAGGGCGGCGATTGGGCCGACCGGGCCTATTCGGCCCTGCATGCGGTGGCACTGGGCGGGCCGACCCTGGGCGGGCTGATCGCCTGCCGCTGGATCGCCGACGGGACCGCAGAGACCATCCTGGCCGAGAACCGGCTGGAGCTGGAGGCGCGCGTGGACCTGGCGGCGGAGGCGCTGGGCCCGGCGATGGAACGCCCGACCATGGCCGCCTTCCCCCACGTCTGGCTGCCCCTGGCGGAACTGGAGGCCGAGCGGGTGGGAAGCCGGGCGCTGAGGGCCGGGGTGGAACTGACCCCCGCCGATGGGCCGATCCTGCCGGGCGGCGGCATGTCGGGGCTCAGGCTTTGCCTGGGCGGCGCGCCCGACCGGGCCAGCCTGGCCCGCGCCCTCGCCGTCGTGCGCGACGCCCTGGCGCCTGCGGCTGCACGGACCCTGGTCTAG
- a CDS encoding GNAT family N-acetyltransferase: MSDDPERFDFDRGWRWIGQESYWAAGIPCDLFEKALRNSLTVGAYAPDGAMAAMARVVTDRATFGWVCDVFVDEAHRGAGLGKALMNYLKAHPDLQGFRRLLLATRDAHGLYAGFGFRPLSAVETWMEIREPDVYRR, encoded by the coding sequence TTGAGCGACGATCCCGAGCGGTTCGACTTCGACCGGGGCTGGCGCTGGATCGGCCAGGAGAGCTACTGGGCGGCCGGCATTCCGTGCGACCTGTTCGAGAAGGCGCTACGAAACAGCCTGACCGTCGGCGCCTATGCGCCGGACGGAGCCATGGCGGCCATGGCGCGGGTGGTGACCGACCGGGCGACCTTTGGCTGGGTCTGCGATGTGTTCGTGGACGAGGCGCATCGCGGCGCGGGGCTCGGCAAGGCGCTGATGAACTATCTGAAGGCCCACCCCGACCTGCAGGGCTTTCGGCGGCTGCTGTTGGCCACGCGCGACGCTCACGGCCTCTATGCCGGCTTCGGCTTCAGGCCGCTATCGGCCGTGGAGACCTGGATGGAGATCCGCGAGCCGGACGTCTACCGGCGTTAA
- a CDS encoding AAA family ATPase produces MHFQKLRLSGFKSFVEPTEFRIEPGLTGVVGPNGCGKSNLLEALRWVMGATSAKAMRAGGMDDVIFAGSGNRPSRNHAEVTLTIDNADRTAPAQFANEPVLEVVRRIDKGAGSTYRVNGRELRARDVQLLFADASTGANSPALVRQGQISELIAAKPQNRRMILEEAGGVSGLHTRRHEAELRLRAAETNLDRLDDVAKELETALARLKREARQAEKFKRLSAEIRALQGALHYARWRDALAALTRAEAEARDALARVEETARASASAQAAAAEAETGLPALREEAQIAGAVLHRLAIENDRLEREVEQAQAEVDRHAADVERFTADQEREEQIAQDAKIALSRIEAELAELDAAAEAAPERVPELTEQVKAAEAARAEAEGGLEALAAQVAAQEAERRAAEQRQTEAEARLARSRRALDTAKADREALGPVAAPEAEAAKARFEAALAALREAREVLTAAEKAQGEAAAAEAAARDATRKAEDRLGRLKTEARGLAQLTQTSAKSPYPPALDQVSPDAGYEAALAAALGDDLNAALDKRAAAHWAGRDPAVSIVWPEGAEPLAPQVKAPAELAARLALTAVVARADGERLQALIPPGARLVSREGDLWRWDGFVARAEAPRPAAVRLEQRRRLAGLEAEIESLTPEAAEAAKAHQAATTGLRAAEEALRSARKAPEAAERAVGVARDEADRWAREIARREARAQSLDETIARFDAERAEAEAAAEAARTAFQGLSADDTAAVRLTETRAAVTAAREAAARARAALDAETRERAGRAARLERAQRDRADWTRRAEAAAKRLETLSLDLDKAVIALDAAREAPRGLESRRADLFDQLAAAEARQVKAADALTAAETARTDADKAARAAEAAAGEARELRAASAARHEAGRERLVEIAGALREAVRMEPEELGRRLSDDAVAVPADPAGVEQHLSNLERDRDAIGPVNLRAEEEMVEYETRLHTLKTERGDLSGAISRLREGIEALNAEGRERLLAAFEVINEHFKSLFLALFGGGQAELRLIESDDPLEAGLEIFACPPGKRLSTMSLMSGGEQALTAAALIFGVFLANPAPICVLDEVDAPLDDANVDRFCNMLAEMTQRTQTRFIAITHNPVTMARMDRLFGVTMPERGVSQLVSVDLKQAEAMVA; encoded by the coding sequence TTGCACTTCCAGAAGCTGCGCCTTTCCGGATTCAAATCCTTCGTCGAGCCGACCGAGTTTCGCATCGAGCCGGGCCTGACGGGGGTCGTGGGTCCGAACGGCTGCGGCAAGTCCAACCTTCTGGAAGCCCTGCGCTGGGTGATGGGCGCGACCTCGGCCAAGGCCATGCGGGCCGGCGGCATGGACGATGTGATCTTCGCCGGCTCGGGCAATCGCCCCTCGCGCAACCACGCCGAAGTCACCCTGACCATCGACAACGCCGACCGTACGGCGCCGGCCCAGTTCGCCAATGAGCCGGTGCTGGAGGTGGTGCGGCGGATCGATAAGGGGGCCGGCTCCACCTACAGGGTCAATGGGCGCGAACTGCGGGCCCGCGACGTGCAGCTCTTGTTCGCCGACGCCTCCACCGGGGCCAATTCTCCGGCCCTGGTTCGCCAGGGCCAGATCAGCGAGCTGATCGCCGCCAAGCCGCAGAACCGGCGCATGATCCTGGAGGAGGCCGGCGGCGTCTCCGGCCTACACACCCGCCGGCACGAGGCCGAGCTGCGCCTCAGAGCGGCCGAGACCAACCTCGACCGGCTGGACGACGTGGCCAAGGAGCTGGAAACGGCCCTGGCCCGGCTGAAGCGCGAGGCGCGTCAGGCCGAGAAGTTCAAGCGCCTGTCGGCCGAGATCCGCGCGTTGCAGGGCGCTTTGCACTACGCCCGCTGGCGCGACGCCCTGGCCGCCCTGACCAGGGCCGAGGCCGAGGCGCGCGACGCCCTGGCGCGGGTCGAGGAAACCGCACGCGCGTCGGCGTCGGCCCAGGCCGCCGCGGCGGAGGCCGAGACCGGCTTGCCCGCCTTGCGCGAGGAGGCGCAGATCGCCGGCGCCGTGCTGCATCGCCTGGCGATCGAGAACGACCGGCTGGAGCGTGAGGTCGAGCAGGCCCAGGCCGAGGTCGACCGCCACGCCGCCGACGTCGAGCGCTTCACCGCCGATCAGGAGCGGGAAGAGCAGATCGCCCAGGACGCCAAGATCGCCCTCTCACGCATCGAGGCCGAGCTGGCCGAGCTCGACGCCGCCGCCGAGGCTGCGCCCGAACGTGTGCCGGAGCTGACTGAGCAGGTGAAGGCGGCCGAAGCGGCTAGAGCCGAGGCCGAGGGCGGGCTTGAGGCCCTGGCCGCCCAGGTCGCCGCGCAAGAAGCCGAGCGCCGCGCCGCCGAGCAGCGCCAGACCGAGGCCGAAGCGCGCCTGGCCCGCAGCCGCCGGGCGCTTGACACCGCCAAGGCCGACCGCGAGGCCCTGGGCCCCGTCGCCGCACCCGAGGCCGAGGCGGCCAAGGCCCGCTTCGAGGCCGCGCTGGCCGCCCTGCGCGAAGCTCGTGAAGTCCTGACCGCCGCGGAGAAGGCGCAAGGCGAAGCCGCCGCCGCCGAGGCCGCCGCCCGCGACGCTACGCGCAAGGCCGAGGACCGCCTGGGCCGGCTGAAGACCGAGGCCCGGGGCCTCGCCCAGCTGACCCAGACTTCGGCCAAGAGCCCCTACCCGCCGGCCCTGGATCAGGTTTCCCCAGACGCCGGCTACGAAGCCGCCCTGGCTGCAGCCCTGGGAGACGACCTGAACGCGGCGCTAGACAAGCGCGCCGCCGCCCACTGGGCCGGCCGCGATCCGGCCGTCAGCATTGTCTGGCCCGAGGGCGCCGAACCTCTCGCGCCGCAGGTCAAGGCGCCGGCGGAGTTGGCCGCGCGCCTGGCCCTGACCGCCGTGGTCGCCCGCGCCGATGGCGAGCGCTTGCAAGCCCTGATCCCGCCAGGCGCGCGCCTGGTCTCCCGCGAGGGCGACCTCTGGCGCTGGGACGGCTTTGTCGCCCGCGCCGAGGCGCCGCGGCCGGCGGCCGTGCGCCTGGAGCAGCGCCGCCGCCTCGCGGGCCTGGAGGCCGAGATCGAAAGCCTGACCCCGGAAGCCGCCGAGGCCGCTAAGGCGCACCAGGCGGCGACCACGGGGCTGCGGGCCGCGGAAGAGGCCCTGCGCAGCGCCCGCAAAGCTCCGGAAGCGGCCGAGCGCGCCGTCGGCGTCGCCCGCGACGAAGCCGACCGCTGGGCCCGCGAGATCGCCCGCCGCGAGGCTCGCGCTCAGTCGTTGGACGAGACCATCGCCCGCTTCGACGCCGAGCGCGCCGAGGCCGAAGCCGCCGCCGAGGCCGCTAGAACCGCCTTCCAGGGTCTCAGCGCCGATGACACGGCCGCCGTGCGCCTGACCGAGACCCGCGCCGCCGTCACAGCCGCTCGCGAGGCCGCCGCCCGGGCCCGCGCCGCCCTGGACGCCGAGACCCGCGAGCGCGCCGGCCGCGCCGCCCGGCTGGAGCGCGCCCAGCGCGACCGCGCCGACTGGACGCGCCGGGCCGAAGCCGCCGCCAAGCGGCTGGAGACCCTCAGCCTGGATCTCGACAAGGCCGTCATCGCCCTCGACGCTGCGCGCGAGGCGCCGCGCGGGCTGGAGAGCCGCAGGGCCGACCTGTTCGACCAGCTGGCCGCCGCTGAGGCCCGCCAGGTCAAGGCCGCCGACGCCCTCACCGCCGCCGAAACCGCCCGCACCGATGCGGACAAGGCCGCCAGAGCCGCAGAGGCCGCCGCCGGCGAAGCCCGCGAGCTGCGCGCCGCCTCCGCCGCCCGCCACGAGGCGGGGCGCGAGCGCCTGGTGGAGATCGCCGGAGCCTTACGCGAAGCTGTCCGCATGGAGCCGGAGGAGCTCGGCCGCCGGCTCAGCGACGACGCCGTGGCTGTGCCGGCCGATCCGGCCGGGGTCGAGCAGCACCTGTCCAACCTGGAGCGCGACCGCGACGCCATCGGCCCGGTCAACCTGCGGGCCGAGGAAGAAATGGTCGAGTACGAAACCCGCCTGCACACCCTGAAGACCGAGCGCGGCGACCTCTCCGGCGCCATTTCCCGCCTGCGCGAGGGCATCGAGGCCCTGAACGCCGAGGGGCGCGAACGTCTGCTGGCCGCCTTCGAGGTGATCAATGAGCACTTCAAGAGCCTGTTCCTGGCCCTGTTCGGCGGTGGCCAGGCCGAACTGCGCTTGATCGAGTCCGACGACCCGCTGGAGGCGGGCCTGGAGATTTTCGCCTGTCCGCCCGGCAAGCGGCTCTCGACCATGAGCCTGATGTCCGGCGGCGAGCAGGCCCTGACCGCCGCGGCCCTGATCTTCGGCGTGTTCCTGGCCAACCCGGCCCCGATCTGCGTGCTGGACGAGGTCGACGCGCCGCTGGACGACGCCAATGTCGATCGCTTCTGCAACATGCTGGCCGAGATGACCCAGCGCACCCAGACCCGCTTCATCGCCATCACCCACAACCCGGTGACCATGGCCCGCATGGACCGGCTGTTCGGCGTCACCATGCCCGAGCGCGGGGTCTCGCAACTGGTCTCGGTTGACCTGAAGCAGGCCGAAGCAATGGTGGCTTAA
- a CDS encoding DsbA family protein codes for MRLFNRRAAALAGLFVIALATGATAAPDFTVKPDDMTLGNPKAKVTVIEYASASCPHCARFNNEIFPEFKAKYIDTGKVRYVMREILTAPTEVAAAGFLTARCGGKAKYFPILDQVFRHQHEIYQNGDIQGVLGAAAKSQGLTQQQFEACVFDGKGLADLDARVDLYSRRDEITGTPTFIINGKRYDSGEMTLAELDAAIAAARKAH; via the coding sequence GTGCGCCTGTTCAATCGCAGAGCCGCCGCCCTGGCGGGCCTGTTCGTCATAGCCCTGGCGACTGGCGCCACGGCTGCGCCGGACTTCACGGTCAAGCCTGACGACATGACCCTGGGCAACCCCAAGGCCAAGGTGACGGTGATCGAGTACGCCTCGGCCAGCTGTCCACACTGCGCCCGGTTCAACAACGAAATTTTCCCCGAATTCAAGGCCAAGTACATCGACACCGGCAAGGTGCGCTATGTGATGCGCGAGATCCTGACCGCGCCGACGGAGGTTGCGGCGGCGGGGTTCCTGACCGCCCGTTGCGGCGGCAAGGCCAAGTATTTTCCCATCCTGGACCAGGTCTTCCGCCACCAGCATGAAATCTATCAGAATGGCGACATCCAGGGCGTGCTGGGCGCGGCGGCCAAGTCCCAGGGCCTGACCCAGCAGCAGTTCGAAGCCTGCGTATTCGACGGCAAGGGCCTGGCCGACCTCGACGCCCGTGTGGACCTCTATTCCAGGCGGGACGAGATCACCGGCACGCCCACCTTCATCATCAACGGCAAGCGCTACGATTCCGGCGAGATGACTCTCGCCGAGCTGGACGCCGCCATAGCCGCGGCGCGAAAGGCGCACTAG
- a CDS encoding DsbA family protein: MRLFDRRVLVLAAALSVSLAGCDKLFGNKAAATADDMSMGNPAAKVTVIEYASASCPHCARFNDDVFPAFKAKYIDTGKINYVFREFLTPPENFAAAGFLTARCAGKDNYFKVLDTIYHDQTAIYQSGDFHGGLLRIAQSAGLSESQFNNCVNDEKAINQLQDRVERYAKQDGITGTPTFFVNGKKLDGEQTLASLDAAIAAAQAGK, from the coding sequence ATGCGTCTTTTCGATCGTCGCGTCCTCGTCCTCGCCGCCGCCCTGTCGGTCAGCCTGGCGGGCTGCGACAAACTGTTCGGCAACAAGGCCGCCGCCACCGCCGACGACATGAGCATGGGCAACCCCGCCGCCAAGGTGACGGTGATCGAGTACGCCTCGGCCAGCTGCCCGCACTGCGCCCGGTTCAACGACGACGTCTTCCCGGCCTTCAAGGCCAAGTACATCGACACGGGCAAGATCAACTATGTGTTCCGCGAGTTCCTGACCCCGCCGGAAAACTTCGCCGCCGCCGGCTTCCTGACCGCGCGCTGCGCCGGAAAGGATAATTATTTCAAAGTTCTGGACACCATCTATCACGACCAGACAGCCATCTATCAGTCCGGCGACTTCCACGGCGGCCTCTTGCGCATCGCCCAGTCCGCCGGCCTGTCGGAAAGCCAGTTCAACAACTGCGTCAACGACGAAAAAGCCATCAACCAGCTGCAGGACCGGGTCGAGCGCTACGCCAAGCAGGACGGTATCACCGGCACCCCGACCTTCTTCGTCAACGGCAAGAAGCTGGACGGCGAGCAGACACTGGCCAGCCTCGACGCCGCCATCGCCGCCGCCCAGGCGGGGAAATAG
- a CDS encoding DUF721 domain-containing protein produces MQRPLPSPEEASRILAEKRTRPVRRVAPSAGKALNGLIKQLDERFGQGPEGLQARWREIVGEAIAARTEPVKLSKGRGGAGAALELKVDGPAATLIQHQAADIISRVNLFLGAGAVERLRIVQGVVRRPPPAATKAAETRRRKAKPLDAAAEAELEASLARGTDLGLTAALRTLGREVLRRGS; encoded by the coding sequence ATGCAGCGCCCACTGCCCAGCCCCGAGGAAGCCAGCCGCATCCTGGCCGAAAAGCGCACCCGCCCCGTGCGCCGCGTCGCGCCCTCGGCCGGCAAGGCTCTGAACGGCCTGATCAAACAGTTGGACGAGCGCTTCGGCCAAGGCCCCGAGGGCCTGCAGGCCCGCTGGCGCGAGATCGTCGGCGAGGCCATCGCCGCCCGCACCGAGCCTGTGAAGCTGAGCAAGGGCCGCGGCGGCGCCGGCGCAGCGCTGGAGCTGAAGGTCGACGGCCCCGCCGCCACCCTGATTCAGCACCAGGCCGCCGATATCATCTCCCGGGTCAATCTGTTCCTGGGCGCAGGCGCAGTCGAGCGGCTGCGCATCGTCCAAGGCGTGGTGCGGCGCCCTCCGCCAGCCGCCACCAAGGCCGCCGAAACCCGCCGGCGCAAGGCCAAGCCGCTGGACGCCGCCGCCGAGGCCGAGCTGGAGGCTAGCCTGGCCCGCGGAACAGATTTAGGCCTTACTGCTGCGCTAAGGACCCTCGGCCGCGAGGTTCTTCGGCGGGGAAGCTGA
- the mutY gene encoding A/G-specific adenine glycosylase has protein sequence MLSVAETRRRLLAWYDKSARSLPWRAPPGAHRRADPYHVWLSEVMLQQTTVPHATPYFLKFLATWPTVADLSAAPDEAVMAAWAGLGYYARARNLLACARAVAALPGAAFPDTEEALRALPGVGAYTAAAVAAIAFDRAANVVDGNVERVMARLYAVEEALPAGKPALKALAAGLVTGERPGDWAQALMDLGATVCRPKAPQCEACPLAGGCAARATGAPESYPRKQAKAERPRRYGAAFLALQGDQVGLVRRPPKGLLGGMLALPTSDWGERPLAEAEIMAAAPAALIWRPAGEIEHVFTHFALTLSVWRAEAADAVEGLIWSPRRDLEALPSVFLKAARQGLAAPVGKGVNMRRTG, from the coding sequence ATGCTTTCTGTCGCAGAGACCCGCCGTCGGCTCCTCGCCTGGTATGACAAGAGCGCCCGCAGCCTGCCCTGGCGTGCGCCGCCGGGCGCGCATCGGCGGGCCGATCCCTATCATGTATGGCTGTCCGAGGTGATGCTGCAACAGACCACCGTGCCGCACGCCACGCCCTATTTCCTGAAGTTCCTGGCCACGTGGCCGACGGTCGCCGACCTGTCCGCCGCGCCGGACGAGGCGGTGATGGCCGCCTGGGCCGGGCTCGGCTACTACGCCCGCGCCCGCAACCTTCTGGCCTGCGCCCGCGCAGTGGCGGCGCTGCCGGGCGCCGCCTTCCCCGACACCGAAGAAGCCCTGCGAGCGCTCCCGGGCGTGGGCGCCTATACGGCCGCGGCGGTGGCGGCGATCGCCTTCGACCGGGCGGCCAACGTGGTCGATGGCAATGTCGAGCGGGTGATGGCGCGGCTCTACGCAGTCGAGGAGGCCCTCCCTGCAGGCAAGCCGGCGCTGAAGGCCCTGGCTGCGGGCCTCGTGACCGGCGAGCGGCCGGGCGACTGGGCCCAGGCGCTGATGGACCTGGGCGCCACGGTCTGCCGGCCCAAGGCGCCTCAGTGCGAGGCCTGCCCCCTCGCCGGCGGCTGCGCGGCCAGGGCCACGGGCGCGCCGGAGAGCTATCCGCGCAAGCAGGCCAAGGCGGAGCGGCCGCGCCGCTATGGAGCCGCCTTCCTGGCGCTTCAAGGTGACCAGGTCGGGCTGGTGCGACGCCCGCCGAAGGGGCTCCTGGGCGGGATGCTGGCCTTGCCGACCAGCGACTGGGGTGAGCGGCCCCTCGCCGAAGCGGAAATCATGGCGGCGGCGCCGGCGGCCCTGATCTGGCGTCCGGCCGGCGAGATCGAGCACGTCTTCACCCATTTCGCCCTGACCCTGTCGGTCTGGCGGGCCGAGGCGGCGGATGCGGTCGAAGGACTGATCTGGTCGCCGCGCCGCGACCTTGAGGCCCTGCCCAGCGTGTTCCTGAAAGCGGCGCGCCAAGGCCTCGCCGCGCCAGTCGGCAAGGGAGTGAATATGAGGCGGACCGGTTAG
- the mopJ gene encoding motility/cell cycle regulatory protein MopJ: MLAHSGGPATAVRAHEELFAYWASRRDGAKLPGRRSIHPAHFKRHLPTVSLIDVLSDPRDYRLRLAGTGLYSVYGREITGHTLGEVYNSASAEYWRAELDKVVEQRRPGVGVHNFAWRGAGHLSILWLRLPLASNGVDVDMILGYDALLGVQGDLAPTGIRAA, from the coding sequence ATGCTTGCGCATTCGGGCGGGCCCGCTACGGCGGTTCGTGCACATGAGGAGTTGTTCGCCTACTGGGCCTCACGCCGCGACGGCGCGAAGCTGCCTGGGCGACGCAGCATCCACCCCGCGCATTTCAAGCGGCACCTGCCCACGGTCAGCCTGATCGACGTGCTGTCCGACCCGCGCGACTACCGCCTGCGCCTGGCTGGCACCGGGCTCTACAGCGTCTATGGCCGCGAGATCACCGGCCACACCCTGGGCGAGGTCTACAATTCCGCTTCGGCCGAGTACTGGCGCGCAGAGTTGGACAAGGTGGTCGAGCAGCGCCGCCCGGGCGTCGGCGTGCACAATTTCGCCTGGCGTGGCGCCGGGCACCTGTCGATCCTGTGGCTGCGCCTGCCCCTGGCCAGCAACGGCGTCGATGTCGACATGATCCTGGGCTACGACGCGCTGCTGGGCGTCCAGGGCGACCTCGCTCCGACCGGCATCCGCGCCGCCTGA
- a CDS encoding MucR family transcriptional regulator, giving the protein MDDTSEIIEMTADIVSAYVGNNSVSAADLPSLIQSIHRALSGVTAGPAPVEAPPKEPAVPVKRSITPDHLVCLEDGRKFKSLKRHLRTKYNMSPEEYRAKWGLPKDYPMVAPNYAKARSDLAKQMGLGQGGRQAPRKGR; this is encoded by the coding sequence ATGGACGACACATCGGAAATTATCGAGATGACGGCGGATATCGTGTCCGCGTACGTGGGCAACAATTCAGTATCGGCCGCCGACCTTCCCTCGCTGATTCAGAGCATCCATCGGGCCCTTTCCGGGGTCACCGCCGGCCCGGCGCCGGTCGAAGCGCCGCCCAAGGAACCCGCCGTCCCGGTCAAGCGCTCCATCACCCCCGATCATCTGGTGTGCCTGGAGGACGGGCGCAAGTTCAAGTCGCTGAAGCGCCACCTGCGCACCAAGTACAATATGAGCCCCGAGGAATATCGGGCGAAGTGGGGCCTGCCGAAGGACTATCCGATGGTAGCCCCGAACTACGCCAAGGCCCGTTCGGACCTGGCCAAGCAGATGGGCCTGGGTCAGGGCGGACGCCAGGCGCCGCGCAAGGGCCGCTGA
- a CDS encoding DUF2336 domain-containing protein, with the protein MSEPSTISLGADQEPEPPPSRARRALLRRLADVVCLPLSRVNTFERAVTADLLVEMLREASAEDRVRVANRLANLTEIPPTLARLLLRDTFEVANVLLANSASLSDAELVDCVRRTTHDHRKAVAQRRGVSDVVAEALIAVDLEPEVVEALLRNDLARLSADAVETLVAATRNHPRILPLLLRRAELRPSHAYVLFWWADAEARRQILQRFAVSREVMQEAAGDVFSLAAEESWQDPLSRKALQFIERRQRNRAAIEKSPFDSLEAAIAAAEPGLSSETAEEISYLSGVKPMTGAKIFADVGGEPIAILCKATGLPKSALRSLWRGLGRPETDPDGGPDPALERVLVTYDMIAVDRAQTVLRYWNWSLSSALTPALLKAIEEGGAGVTDEYSVPQRTAMLAFSGEFGR; encoded by the coding sequence ATGAGCGAACCGTCGACCATCAGCCTGGGCGCCGACCAGGAGCCCGAACCGCCGCCGTCGCGCGCGCGGCGGGCTCTGCTGCGCCGGCTGGCCGACGTGGTCTGCCTGCCCTTGAGCCGCGTGAACACCTTCGAGCGCGCGGTGACCGCCGACCTCTTGGTCGAGATGCTGCGCGAGGCTTCGGCGGAGGATAGGGTGCGCGTCGCCAACCGCCTGGCCAACCTGACCGAGATTCCGCCGACCCTGGCGCGCCTGCTGCTTCGCGACACCTTCGAGGTGGCCAATGTGCTGCTGGCCAACAGCGCCTCGCTGAGCGACGCCGAGTTGGTGGATTGCGTCCGCCGCACGACCCACGACCATCGCAAGGCGGTCGCCCAGAGGCGCGGCGTCAGCGACGTGGTGGCCGAGGCCCTGATCGCCGTCGACCTCGAGCCCGAGGTGGTCGAAGCCCTTTTGCGCAACGATCTCGCCCGGCTGTCGGCCGACGCGGTTGAAACCCTGGTCGCCGCCACCCGCAACCATCCCCGCATCCTGCCGCTGCTGCTGCGCCGCGCTGAGCTGCGCCCCTCCCACGCCTATGTGCTGTTCTGGTGGGCCGACGCCGAAGCCCGCAGGCAGATCCTGCAGCGCTTCGCCGTGTCGCGCGAGGTGATGCAGGAGGCCGCCGGCGACGTCTTCTCCCTGGCCGCCGAAGAGAGCTGGCAAGACCCCCTCTCGCGCAAGGCGCTGCAATTCATCGAACGGCGCCAGCGCAACCGGGCCGCGATCGAAAAGAGCCCGTTCGACAGCCTGGAAGCCGCCATCGCCGCCGCCGAACCGGGCCTGAGTTCGGAGACGGCGGAGGAGATCTCCTACCTTTCGGGCGTCAAGCCGATGACTGGGGCCAAGATCTTCGCCGATGTCGGGGGCGAGCCGATCGCCATCCTGTGCAAGGCCACCGGCCTGCCGAAGTCGGCCCTGCGCAGCCTGTGGCGCGGCCTGGGCCGCCCCGAAACGGACCCCGACGGCGGCCCCGACCCCGCGCTCGAGCGGGTGCTGGTGACCTATGACATGATCGCCGTCGACCGGGCGCAGACGGTGTTGCGCTACTGGAACTGGTCCCTGTCCTCCGCCCTGACACCGGCGCTGCTGAAGGCGATCGAGGAGGGCGGCGCAGGGGTGACCGACGAATACTCGGTGCCACAGCGCACGGCCATGCTCGCGTTTTCGGGTGAATTCGGGCGTTAA